Part of the Acidobacteriota bacterium genome is shown below.
GAAACGGGTGCGACAAGGCAGTGCCTCGGCCATCGAGGTCCTGTTCACCCGGTATTCACCATGGGTGCGAAGACGAGTGCGGGGACGCCTGCCGCAATGGGCCCGCGACGGGATCACCACGAGCGATCTGGCGCAGGATGTCCTGCACCACACATTTGCACGGCTCAAATGGTTCGAGTCGAAGCACATGGGCGCCTTGCGGAGCTATCTGCGGCGCGCCGTGGAGAACCGCGTCCAGGACGAGCTGCGACGCGCCACCCGGCGTCTGGATGACAGCCGTGTCGCACCGCCGCAGGAACCCTTTCGTCCCACTGAGGAAGCGTCCCCACAGCATCAACAGATGCTGAACAAAGAGATGTGGAAGCGCTACCGGGATGGCCTCAAGGGCCTGAAGGACCGTGATCGACACCTGATCGTCGGACGTGCGGAACTCGGGTACAGCTACCGGCAACTCGCGGCCATCGAACGCATGCCCAGCGCGGACGCGGCCCGCAAAGCGCTCAAGCGGGCCGTGATTCGGCTGAGCAAGGTCATGCCGAAGGCTTAGCAGCCTGCGCGGGAACTCGGCATTGAGCGATCTTTGTCCATACCAATGCTCATGGGCAATGGTTCATGGTTCCGGATACCATCCATTCCTGTACTCCAACTCCGGGGGAATCGAATTGTTGCGCTATGTGCGACTCGG
Proteins encoded:
- a CDS encoding RNA polymerase sigma factor, which codes for MISPSKRSSKNVSQTGGSDQRLLKRVRQGSASAIEVLFTRYSPWVRRRVRGRLPQWARDGITTSDLAQDVLHHTFARLKWFESKHMGALRSYLRRAVENRVQDELRRATRRLDDSRVAPPQEPFRPTEEASPQHQQMLNKEMWKRYRDGLKGLKDRDRHLIVGRAELGYSYRQLAAIERMPSADAARKALKRAVIRLSKVMPKA